Proteins encoded within one genomic window of Amorphoplanes friuliensis DSM 7358:
- a CDS encoding TrmH family RNA methyltransferase has product MVDEIPGAVETTDEPVATDGIGVGPWPGEWPEDEHYDPELLAQGDRRNVVDRYRYWRREAVVADLDLRRHRFHVAIENWQHDFNIGTVVRNANAFLAAEVHIVGLRRWNRRGAMVTDRYQHVRHHPTIEDFTTWAAEAGLPVIGIDNLPGSRPMESVTLPRECVLIFGQEGPGLSEAARAACSALFSIAQYGSTRSINAGVASGIAMHSWVRAHGEPPPG; this is encoded by the coding sequence ATGGTCGACGAAATTCCCGGTGCCGTAGAGACGACGGACGAACCCGTAGCCACGGATGGGATCGGTGTCGGTCCCTGGCCGGGTGAGTGGCCCGAGGATGAACATTACGACCCCGAGTTGCTGGCGCAGGGCGATCGACGCAATGTGGTCGACCGCTACCGCTACTGGCGGCGCGAGGCGGTGGTCGCCGATCTTGATCTGCGCCGGCACCGCTTCCACGTCGCGATCGAGAACTGGCAGCACGACTTCAACATCGGCACGGTGGTCCGCAACGCCAACGCGTTCCTCGCGGCCGAGGTCCACATCGTCGGGCTCCGGCGGTGGAACCGGCGCGGCGCGATGGTCACCGACCGCTACCAGCACGTGCGTCACCACCCGACGATCGAGGACTTCACGACCTGGGCGGCCGAGGCCGGCCTGCCGGTCATCGGAATCGACAACCTGCCCGGCTCGCGGCCCATGGAGTCGGTCACCCTGCCCCGCGAATGCGTCCTGATCTTCGGCCAGGAGGGGCCCGGTCTCTCCGAGGCCGCCCGCGCTGCCTGCAGCGCACTCTTCTCGATCGCCCAGTACGGGTCCACGCGCTCGATCAACGCCGGCGTGGCGAGCGGCATCGCCATGCACTCCTGGGTACGCGCTCACGGCGAGCCGCCGCCCGGATGA
- the trxA gene encoding thioredoxin, producing MATVALTTENFDEVTGKDGIVLVDFWASWCGPCVRFAPTYERSSEKHTEITFGKVDTEAQQDLAAKFKITSIPTIMAVRDGVIVFSQPGALPESALESLIDQVEKLDMEDVRKQLAAHNH from the coding sequence ATGGCGACAGTTGCGCTGACCACAGAGAACTTCGACGAGGTGACCGGCAAGGACGGCATCGTCCTGGTCGACTTCTGGGCCAGCTGGTGCGGGCCCTGTGTCCGCTTCGCGCCGACATACGAGCGTTCCTCGGAGAAGCACACCGAGATCACGTTCGGCAAGGTCGACACCGAGGCCCAGCAGGACCTGGCGGCCAAGTTCAAGATCACCTCGATCCCGACGATCATGGCTGTGCGCGATGGCGTCATCGTCTTCTCGCAGCCCGGCGCCCTCCCCGAGTCGGCGCTCGAGTCCCTGATCGACCAGGTCGAGAAGCTGGACATGGAAGACGTGCGCAAGCAGCTCGCCGCGCACAACCACTGA
- a CDS encoding DUF6758 family protein, with protein MHSDWRCDSCGDVSPFHVAEHIGPEIIESALSQPAPTVDHLPLWCPWPLPPGWMVTGVGWAGDDRSGVRATALSCSGPEPLGGGPADLVLIAEQPGVGLGTRFAGIPGIDPGHLLADALGDCDPGGHSGPHAKIRAGGHPTPLWCVKSPEDRSAYVSEAKGMWLYAVAWPASAGYFLAEHVVLHDLSDGVPPELVYGAPSPYLHGRA; from the coding sequence ATGCACAGTGATTGGCGCTGCGACAGCTGTGGCGACGTCTCTCCGTTCCACGTGGCGGAGCACATCGGCCCCGAGATCATCGAGAGCGCGCTGAGTCAGCCCGCGCCGACCGTCGACCACCTGCCGCTCTGGTGCCCCTGGCCGCTGCCGCCGGGCTGGATGGTCACCGGTGTCGGCTGGGCGGGTGACGATCGCAGCGGCGTACGCGCAACGGCCCTGTCGTGCAGCGGGCCGGAGCCGCTCGGCGGTGGCCCGGCCGATCTTGTTCTGATCGCGGAGCAGCCCGGCGTCGGGCTGGGCACGCGTTTTGCGGGCATCCCGGGCATCGATCCGGGCCACCTGCTGGCCGACGCGCTGGGTGACTGTGACCCGGGTGGACACTCGGGTCCGCACGCCAAGATCAGAGCCGGCGGGCATCCCACTCCACTGTGGTGCGTCAAGTCCCCGGAGGATCGAAGCGCCTATGTGAGTGAAGCCAAAGGAATGTGGCTCTATGCGGTAGCGTGGCCCGCGAGCGCGGGTTACTTCCTCGCCGAGCATGTCGTCCTGCACGACCTGTCCGACGGGGTGCCGCCCGAGCTCGTGTACGGAGCGCCGTCTCCGTACCTGCACGGCCGGGCCTGA